TCCCGAAGGGTAGGCACGGGCGCCGCGACAAAGCCGGACGCCTCACCCCGCGGCGAGTCAGCGACGTGAAGTTACAGCCCGACGATCTCTTGATCCTAGAACTGCTGGCCCAGCATCGCCTGGTCACGTCGCGCCAGTTGTTCCTCGCCGTTGCCGGCGACAGGAACGCCCGAGCGTTTAGCTACCGATTGCGCCGGTTGTTCGACGCGGAATTTGTCTCACGTCCGCGACATCAGATGCTTCCTGGTGAGCCGGCAAAACCATTCGCCTATGCCCTCGGGGTGAATGGCCACCGCCACCTCTACCCCGCACAGTGGAACAGTCCGAACGGACATCCGCGTGATTGGCGGCAACGGGATCGGCGCATTCGCCCACAGGCCATCGCTCATGAGGTTCAGCTCACCGAGTTCTTGCTGGCGCTGCGCCTCGCGGCCGAAGCGCAAGACTGGACGTTTCGCTGGTCACTGGGCGATGCGTTCCGGGCGGAGACCGGGTTTGCGCGCATCGTTGAGATAGAACCAGCGTACGGCAGCGCCCTCACGCTTCCACTGAACCCAGACGCGTTTGTCACGATCGACACAGGCGAGCATCGGTATCGCTGGTTCGTGGAAACGGATATGGGCACGGAGCCCGCCGAGCGCAACGACTTGAGGCGCTCCAGCGTCCGCCAGAAGCTCCTTGCCTACTGGCAGCTCAA
This is a stretch of genomic DNA from bacterium. It encodes these proteins:
- a CDS encoding replication-relaxation family protein; amino-acid sequence: MKLQPDDLLILELLAQHRLVTSRQLFLAVAGDRNARAFSYRLRRLFDAEFVSRPRHQMLPGEPAKPFAYALGVNGHRHLYPAQWNSPNGHPRDWRQRDRRIRPQAIAHEVQLTEFLLALRLAAEAQDWTFRWSLGDAFRAETGFARIVEIEPAYGSALTLPLNPDAFVTIDTGEHRYRWFVETDMGTEPAERNDLRRSSVRQKLLAYWQLNQSVLRRYDRRTDSFKVFFLTTTEERLHGLRAAAQQADEKKKGSHFFMFSTHARTSMEAADSLLTDHVWWTARAGYDNPRTLFLSPCARCSQLLDPSNEPYESFDSDPRLVLAPASTPLPDILPTEELRYAHTDCPALRANGRAR